In Meiothermus cerbereus DSM 11376, one DNA window encodes the following:
- a CDS encoding response regulator — MQGAKVLVVDDSTSVRKVLEKLLSSRGLVVTTSETAEQGLEAVRQNTPHLVIADVVMPGMSGFELCQAIKMQASTKSVPVILISGIINEGVVSQAQQAGAFDVVSKPFTPDDLFPKIERALNAARQSLQAVGEAISTPSYAPIATPSSTKESIPQPPTTPPTSQATYSSPQQAVPETLEAQPTPPARQALLEELRPFLDKPEIESVFVVDNAGQLLAWLGQTLDEPELLATYIHTLLSISSVMGEKYHLSSVQSLSLEYPGKTLIINRISEKASLMLMLRGTGGTGVIRYLVLKQMPQLKAALGN, encoded by the coding sequence ATGCAAGGAGCCAAAGTACTCGTCGTTGATGACAGCACCAGCGTACGCAAGGTGTTGGAGAAACTGTTGTCGTCCCGTGGTCTGGTTGTCACAACCAGCGAAACCGCCGAGCAGGGCCTGGAGGCGGTCAGGCAAAACACCCCCCACCTGGTTATTGCCGATGTGGTGATGCCCGGCATGAGTGGCTTTGAGCTATGTCAGGCGATTAAAATGCAAGCCTCTACCAAAAGCGTCCCGGTAATTCTAATCTCCGGCATCATCAACGAAGGTGTGGTAAGTCAGGCCCAGCAGGCAGGGGCCTTCGATGTGGTTTCCAAGCCCTTTACACCCGACGACCTCTTCCCAAAAATCGAACGGGCGCTCAACGCCGCCAGGCAGTCGCTCCAGGCTGTAGGAGAGGCTATATCAACACCCAGCTACGCCCCAATAGCAACCCCCTCCAGTACCAAGGAATCAATCCCGCAACCCCCAACCACCCCTCCCACCAGCCAGGCCACCTATTCATCGCCCCAGCAAGCCGTTCCTGAGACGCTCGAGGCCCAACCAACCCCGCCTGCCCGCCAAGCCCTGCTGGAGGAGCTGCGGCCCTTCCTGGACAAGCCCGAAATCGAAAGCGTTTTCGTAGTAGACAACGCCGGTCAGTTACTGGCCTGGCTGGGTCAGACCCTGGACGAGCCCGAGTTGCTTGCAACCTACATACACACGCTTTTGTCCATCAGTAGCGTAATGGGTGAAAAGTACCACCTCTCCTCCGTTCAAAGCCTGAGCCTCGAGTACCCTGGTAAAACCCTCATCATCAACCGCATCAGCGAAAAGGCATCGCTGATGCTCATGCTGCGCGGCACTGGCGGCACAGGCGTAATTCGCTATCTGGTGCTAAAGCAAATGCCACAACTCAAAGCCGCGCTAGGCAATTAA
- a CDS encoding DUF4388 domain-containing protein, with amino-acid sequence MKALILTGQPKRGVALKDSFALSGFDVQVEDSALYAMTLLERHRPDVIVSTASLSDLTGAEFFEMVRADPQLALVPFVLLDGLTPAKVGDLDLVLPPDTPAAEVVRSAYKLILELTRKTYITEPANPVAQYGIQGQLGDMSLFELAQWLAKSAKTGRLRVEVQGDSASWLFSKGQLIHAEYAGKSGEDAVLHLLLQVENQPTGHFHFEPLTEADFFLEPVTIRKSTDQLLLSLAVEMDHRQQRIN; translated from the coding sequence GCGTGGCGTTGCGCTCAAAGACAGCTTTGCGCTGTCGGGGTTTGATGTCCAGGTCGAGGATAGCGCTCTCTACGCCATGACCCTTTTAGAACGTCACCGCCCCGACGTCATCGTTAGCACCGCTTCACTTAGCGATCTAACGGGTGCGGAGTTCTTTGAGATGGTACGCGCCGACCCACAGCTTGCGCTGGTTCCTTTTGTCTTACTGGACGGCCTCACCCCAGCCAAGGTCGGCGACCTCGACCTGGTTCTGCCCCCAGACACCCCGGCAGCTGAGGTGGTTCGCAGTGCGTACAAACTGATCCTCGAGCTCACCCGCAAAACCTACATCACCGAGCCCGCCAATCCCGTGGCGCAATACGGCATCCAGGGGCAGCTAGGCGACATGAGTCTGTTCGAACTGGCACAATGGCTAGCCAAATCGGCCAAAACCGGGCGGCTTCGGGTCGAAGTCCAGGGTGATAGCGCCAGCTGGTTGTTCAGCAAAGGGCAGCTCATCCACGCCGAGTATGCCGGTAAAAGTGGCGAAGACGCCGTGCTGCATCTGCTGCTTCAGGTCGAAAACCAGCCCACGGGCCATTTTCACTTCGAGCCTCTAACCGAAGCTGATTTCTTTTTGGAACCGGTTACCATCCGCAAAAGCACCGACCAGCTGCTGCTTTCCCTGGCTGTCGAAATGGATCATCGCCAGCAGCGCATCAACTAG